The following proteins are co-located in the Salvelinus namaycush isolate Seneca chromosome 31, SaNama_1.0, whole genome shotgun sequence genome:
- the LOC120026213 gene encoding repetitive proline-rich cell wall protein 1-like, translated as MEEKEIYRTPAHTAEMEEKEIYRTPAHTAEMEEKEIYRTPAHTAEMEEREIYRTPAHTAEMEEREIYRTPAHTAEMEEKEIYRTPAHTAEMEEREIYRTPAHTAEMEEKEIYRTPAHTAEMEEKEIYRTPAHTAEMEEKEIYRTPAHTAEMEEKEIYRTPAHTAEMEEKEIYRTPAHTAEMEEKEIYRTPAHTAEMEERDRGKQIFGLNESIWYSL; from the exons ATGGAAGAGAAAGAGATCTACAGAACCCCAGCTCACACTGCAGAGATGGAAGAGAAAGAGATCTACAGAACCCCAGCTCACACTGCAGAGATGGAAGAGAAAGAGATCTACAGAACCCCAGCTCACActgcagagatggaagagagagagatctacAGAACCCCAGCTCACActgcagagatggaagagagagagatctacAGAACCCCAGCTCACACTGCAGAGATGGAAGAGAAAGAGATCTACAGAACCCCAGCTCACActgcagagatggaagagagagagatctacAGAACCCCAGCTCACACTGCAGAGATGGAAGAGAAAGAGATCTACAGAACCCCAGCTCACACTGCAGAGATGGAAGAGAAAGAGATCTACAGAACCCCAGCTCACACTGCAGAGATGGAAGAGAAAGAGATCTACAGAACCCCAGCTCACACTGCAGAGATGGAAGAGAAAGAGATCTACAGAACCCCAGCTCACACTGCAGAGATGGAAGAGAAAGAGATCTACAGAACCCCAGCTCACACTGCAGAGATGGAAGAGAAAGAGATCTACAGAACCCCAGCTCACActgcagagatggaagagagaga CAGAGGAAAGCAGATCTTTGGGTTAAATGAGTCCATATGGTATAGTCTCTGA
- the LOC120026468 gene encoding dual specificity protein phosphatase 26-like → MAFMSRFSRSRSSSRSPNRKDSERGSPVLTVSELERLLYTGKTACNHADEVWPRLYIGDQEIASDRRELARLGITHILNCAQSKWRGGAEYYAGMDITYQGIEAHDTPSFDMSVNFYPAADFIHRALSSGGKVLVHCAVGVSRSATLVLAYLMIRQNLTLVEAIKAVKNHRGVIPNRGFLRQLNGLDGILRDSRKALHSPTSL, encoded by the exons ATGGCGTTCATGTCCCGGTTCTCCCGGTCCCGGAGCAGCTCGAGATCTCCCAACAGGAAAGATTCGGAGCGCGGGTCCCCGGTGCTAACAGTGTCTGAGCTGGAACGGCTCCTCTACACTGGGAAAACAGCGTGTAACCATGCCGACGAAGTCTGGCCCAGGCTCTACATTGGAGACCA AGAAATTGCATCAGACCGGCGTGAGCTGGCACGACTTGGCATCACCCACATCCTGAACTGTGCCCAGAGTAAGTGGCGCGGCGGGGCAGAGTACTACGCTGGCATGGACATCACCTACCAGGGCATCGAGGCCCATGACACGCCCTCCTTCGACATGAGTGTCAACTTCTACCCCGCTGCAGACTTCATACACAGAGCCCTCAGCAGCGGTG gTAAGGTGCTGGTGCACTGTGCGGTGGGTGTGAGTCGTTCGGCCACGCTGGTCCTGGCCTACCTGATGATCCGTCAGAACCTGACCCTGGTGGAGGCCATCAAGGCAGTGAAGAACCACCGTGGCGTAATCCCCAACCGGGGCTTCCTACGCCAGCTCAACGGCCTGGACGGCATCCTTCGGGACAGCCGCAAGGCTCTACACTCTCCAACCTCTCTTTAG